Below is a window of Halomonas sp. Bachu 37 DNA.
CAATACGGGCCATCAGCTTACTCCGAAATTTGAGCGGCTTGCTCGTTGGGTCATCTACAAAAGGCGCAACAGCATACCCCTTAACCTGCCTAAAGGCAAGGGGCATGCTGGCACCCGGTTAATCACAGCCCAGGATCTAGCCCTGGCGCTGCTTGTGCCGCGGTTCGCTGCAGATGACGCGGACAGCGCCATTGCGACGAATTATCTTGCAGTTACGGCACATTTTCTTTACGGAAGCTCGAACTTTCATCGTTCTTTCTCCAAAAACGGCTCGCGGCACGTCAATTAATTGACGGCGCCTCAGCGCATGATGCCGCCGCTACCGTAGCCTTTCAGGTTGGACTTCTTCATCACCGAGTCATATTGATGCGACATGAGATGCGACTGCACCTGGGCCATGAAGTCCATGATGACCACAACCACGATCAGCAGCGACGTACCGCCGAAGAAGAACGGCACGTTCCACGCCACGATCAGGAACTGGGGCATCAGGGAAACCGCAGTGATATACAAGGCACCGAACAGGGTCAGACGAGTCATGACCTTGTCGATATAGCGAGCGGTCTGCTCGCCGGGGCGAATGCCCGGCAGGAAGGCGCCTGACTTTTTCAGATTGTCAGCCACATCCTTGGGGTTGAAGACCAGCGCTGTGTAAAAGAAGCAGAAGAATACCACTGCCGCCGCGAAAAGCAAGATGTAAAGCGGTTGGCCTGGACCTAGCGCCTGGGAGGCTCGCTGCAGCCACTCCATGCCATCACCCGCGCCGACCCATTGGCCGATGGAAGCGGGGAACAACAGGATACTGGAGGCAAAGATCGCCGGAATGACACCGGCCATGTTGACCTTCAGCGGCAGATAACTGCTCTGCCCGGCATACATCTTGTTGCCTACCTGACGTCGCGGATAATTCACCTTCAAGCGGCGTTGGCCACGCTCGATGAAGACCACGAACGCCACGGTGGCGATACCCAGCACCGACAGAGCCAGCAACGGAAGCACATTCCAAGCGCCTTCATTGCGCGCCAACTCGAACGCCTGGCCCACGGCACTGGGCAATGCGGCGACGATACCGGCGAAGATCAGCAACGAAATACCGTTGCCGATACCCTTCTCGGTAATCTGCTCCCCCAGCCACATCATGAACACCGCCCCCGACACGAAGGTGACGATAGCGGTGAAATAGAAGCTGAAGTCGGCGGTGTAGGCTATGCCTTGGCTCGCCAACCCGACCGACATGCCGGTGGCTTGTACAAACGCAAGTAACACCGTGCCGTAGCGGGTGTACTGGCTGATCTTGCGGCGGCCGGACTCGCCCTCCTTCTTGAGCTGCTCAAGATGGGGCGAGACCGCAGTCATGAGCTGCATGATGATCGACGCGGAGATATACGGCATGATCCCCAACGCAAAGATACTCATGCGCTCCAGGGCGCCACCCGAGAACATGTTGAACATGCCCAGGATGGTACCCTGTTGCTCCCTGAACAAGGCAGCAAGCTGGTCAGGATTGATACCGGGAACGGGAATGTGGGCACCGATACGGTACACCACGATGGCGAGGAGCACGAAGCGCAAGCGCGCCCATAGTTCACTCAGACCGCTGCCCATCGCCGGCATATTTCCTGACTTGGCCATTTAGTCCTCTACCTTGCCACCGGCGGCTTCGATCGCAGCACGGGCACCCTGGGTGACCTTGATGCCGCGGACCGTAACCGCCTTGTTCAGTTCGCCGGAAAGGATGATCTTCGCATGAAGCGTCGCATCCTTCAGCACGTTGGCTTGCTTCAGGGTTTCCAGCGTGACTTCGTCACCGGCAACCTTGCCAAGTTCGGCCAGGCGGACTTCTTCAGATACCAGCGATTTAGCGGACGTGAAGCCGAACTTCGGCAACCGACGCTGCAGCGGCATCTGACCGCCTTCGAAACCAGGCTTGACGCTACCGCCACTGCGCGCTTTCTGGCCTTTGTGGCCACGGCCGCCGGTCTTGCCCAGACCGGAACCGATACCACGACCAACGCGCTTTTCAGCGTGCTTGGAGCCCGGGGCCGGGCTCAGGGTATTGAGTTTCATGGATTACTCTCCCTCAACGCGCACAAGGTAGTTGACCTTGTGGATCATGCCGCGCACGGCAGGGGTGTCTTCCAGTTCAACCGTATGACCGATGCGACGCAGGCCCAAGCCACTCATGGTAGCTCGATGCTTGGGCAAGACGCCGATGGTGCTACGGATCTGGGTAACCTTGATCGTTGCTGCCATGGTGTCTTACCCCGTGATCGCTTCGACAGACAGACCGCGCTTGGCGGCCACGTCTTCCGGTGCCTGCATGGAGGAGAGACCTTTGACAGTCGCCCGCACCACGTTGACCGGGTTGGTGGAACCGTAGCACTTGGCCAGGACGTCGTGGACGCCGGCCAATTCCAGCACGGAACGCATGGCGCCACCAGCGATGATCCCGGTACCTTCAGAAGCCGGCTGCATGTACACCTTGGAGGCGCCGTGACGGGCCTTGACCGGGTACTGCAGCGTGTTGCCGCTGAGAGTGACCTTAACCATGTTGCGACGAGCCTGGTCCATCGCCTTCTGGATCGCGACCGGCACTTCACGTGCCTTGCCACGACCGAAACCGACACGACCTTTACCATCACCAACGACGGTCAGCGCGGTGAAGCCGAAAATACGACCCCCCTTGACCACCTTGGCGACACGGTTGACCTGCACCAACTTCTCTTGCAGATCACCGTTTTGCTGTTCGTTCTTCGCC
It encodes the following:
- the rpmD gene encoding 50S ribosomal protein L30 codes for the protein MAATIKVTQIRSTIGVLPKHRATMSGLGLRRIGHTVELEDTPAVRGMIHKVNYLVRVEGE
- the rplO gene encoding 50S ribosomal protein L15, whose translation is MKLNTLSPAPGSKHAEKRVGRGIGSGLGKTGGRGHKGQKARSGGSVKPGFEGGQMPLQRRLPKFGFTSAKSLVSEEVRLAELGKVAGDEVTLETLKQANVLKDATLHAKIILSGELNKAVTVRGIKVTQGARAAIEAAGGKVED
- the rpmJ gene encoding 50S ribosomal protein L36 — translated: MKVRASVKKMCRNCKIIRRNGAVRVICSEPRHKQRQG
- the secY gene encoding preprotein translocase subunit SecY, which encodes MAKSGNMPAMGSGLSELWARLRFVLLAIVVYRIGAHIPVPGINPDQLAALFREQQGTILGMFNMFSGGALERMSIFALGIMPYISASIIMQLMTAVSPHLEQLKKEGESGRRKISQYTRYGTVLLAFVQATGMSVGLASQGIAYTADFSFYFTAIVTFVSGAVFMMWLGEQITEKGIGNGISLLIFAGIVAALPSAVGQAFELARNEGAWNVLPLLALSVLGIATVAFVVFIERGQRRLKVNYPRRQVGNKMYAGQSSYLPLKVNMAGVIPAIFASSILLFPASIGQWVGAGDGMEWLQRASQALGPGQPLYILLFAAAVVFFCFFYTALVFNPKDVADNLKKSGAFLPGIRPGEQTARYIDKVMTRLTLFGALYITAVSLMPQFLIVAWNVPFFFGGTSLLIVVVVIMDFMAQVQSHLMSHQYDSVMKKSNLKGYGSGGIMR
- the rpsE gene encoding 30S ribosomal protein S5, which encodes MAKNEQQNGDLQEKLVQVNRVAKVVKGGRIFGFTALTVVGDGKGRVGFGRGKAREVPVAIQKAMDQARRNMVKVTLSGNTLQYPVKARHGASKVYMQPASEGTGIIAGGAMRSVLELAGVHDVLAKCYGSTNPVNVVRATVKGLSSMQAPEDVAAKRGLSVEAITG